The Candidatus Phaeomarinobacter ectocarpi genome includes a region encoding these proteins:
- a CDS encoding polyprenyl synthetase family protein, translating to MSIATSHLDLTDDAVTSSTSDEDATLALITALRDSVERRLSDLLPPEDRAPSQLHAAMRYSVLSPGKRLRPVITALVARQCGGNEAAALDAGCAVEMVHAASLVIDDLPAMDNAELRRGRATNHRVYGEATGILAAISVMNQAYGIIAGLDGMSAEHRTQLTTLFTQAIGPEGLAGGQEYDVNGAAGASPADIETVNRRKTGALFSLAAQAGALTGSHPDMDQQLTHLDDFGNHLGLAFQTLDDILDVEATSAAGTGKDKNQDGGKPTLARVEGLDAAHAAVRHHIEHALEAFEAGVGPAPGMRLLCSLVFDAALKA from the coding sequence TTGTCGATCGCCACGTCACATCTTGATTTGACCGATGACGCCGTGACCTCATCAACCAGTGATGAGGATGCCACGCTTGCATTGATCACTGCGCTTCGCGACAGCGTCGAGAGGCGCCTGTCTGACCTCTTGCCACCTGAAGACCGTGCGCCATCGCAACTTCACGCGGCCATGCGCTATAGCGTTCTGTCTCCCGGCAAACGTTTGCGCCCGGTGATTACGGCACTGGTTGCGCGCCAATGCGGCGGCAATGAAGCCGCTGCCCTTGATGCCGGGTGTGCTGTGGAGATGGTCCATGCGGCCTCTCTGGTGATCGATGATCTGCCTGCAATGGATAATGCCGAGCTACGACGGGGCCGCGCGACGAACCACCGGGTCTATGGCGAGGCAACGGGCATTCTGGCTGCTATCTCGGTCATGAATCAGGCCTATGGCATCATTGCCGGGCTTGATGGCATGAGCGCCGAGCATCGCACTCAGCTGACGACCCTGTTCACGCAGGCAATCGGCCCGGAGGGGCTGGCCGGTGGGCAGGAATATGACGTCAATGGTGCGGCGGGTGCCAGCCCTGCAGACATTGAAACTGTCAACCGCCGAAAAACCGGTGCCCTTTTCTCACTTGCCGCCCAGGCTGGTGCACTCACGGGCAGCCATCCGGATATGGATCAGCAGCTGACGCATCTGGATGACTTCGGCAATCATCTGGGCCTGGCTTTTCAGACACTCGATGACATTCTGGATGTGGAGGCCACATCGGCTGCCGGCACTGGAAAAGACAAGAACCAGGATGGCGGCAAGCCGACCCTTGCCCGGGTCGAGGGATTGGATGCCGCCCATGCAGCCGTGCGCCATCATATCGAACATGCGCTTGAAGCATTTGAGGCCGGCGTTGGGCCCGCGCCAGGAATGCGGCTACTGTGCAGCCTCGTGTTTGACGCAGCACTGAAGGCGTAA
- a CDS encoding acyl-CoA dehydrogenase family protein → MTFSNNGSIGFSDEQAELLEVAQRFCREKSPVDKVRALIDDETGHDPAVWSELAELGWLAIAVPEEFGGVGLSLAEVVPVVEQMGRSLMGGPFLSTTIAAQGLLHGGTDAQKNALLPDLCAGTPAAVALVEGSGDWDLTKAACTAKRDGDDLVLSGTKVLAADAAAAAWLLVSVSLDSAPALVIVPRDALGADALTREVVIDETRRSYKVTLDGVRVSADQLLSGATAAQTLAHIDLVTSLLVAAEMCGGTASCIDYTVDYLKTRKQFGKLIGSYQALKHPAVDALIAYEQARSHVYAAAHSFSEQGEGEIATRMAKAQAATAMSFAADRAIQFHGGFGFTYDCDAQLYRRRAFWGDSQHGDAAYQRKKLADLMF, encoded by the coding sequence ATGACATTCAGCAACAACGGATCCATCGGGTTTTCCGATGAACAGGCGGAACTTCTGGAAGTTGCCCAGCGCTTCTGCCGCGAAAAATCACCTGTCGACAAGGTGCGCGCATTGATTGACGACGAGACCGGTCATGACCCGGCCGTGTGGAGCGAGCTGGCGGAGCTTGGCTGGCTTGCCATTGCGGTACCGGAAGAGTTTGGCGGCGTTGGTTTGAGCCTCGCTGAGGTGGTGCCCGTGGTTGAACAGATGGGCCGGTCGCTGATGGGTGGCCCGTTCCTCTCAACAACCATCGCTGCCCAAGGTCTGCTGCATGGCGGGACGGACGCTCAGAAGAATGCGTTGCTGCCTGACCTGTGCGCAGGTACACCGGCAGCCGTGGCTCTCGTGGAAGGTTCCGGAGATTGGGATCTGACCAAAGCAGCCTGCACGGCAAAACGTGATGGCGATGATCTCGTTTTGTCGGGCACCAAGGTGCTTGCGGCTGATGCTGCTGCAGCCGCATGGCTGCTTGTGTCGGTTTCCCTCGACAGCGCGCCCGCATTGGTCATCGTGCCTAGGGACGCTTTGGGTGCTGATGCCCTGACACGCGAAGTTGTTATTGATGAAACGCGCCGATCCTACAAGGTGACGCTTGATGGGGTTCGCGTATCTGCAGACCAGTTGCTGAGTGGTGCTACGGCAGCACAAACGTTGGCCCACATTGATCTTGTGACCAGTCTTCTGGTCGCTGCCGAGATGTGTGGTGGCACAGCCAGCTGCATCGATTATACGGTGGACTATCTCAAGACCCGCAAGCAGTTCGGCAAGCTCATCGGCTCTTATCAGGCGCTCAAGCATCCTGCTGTTGATGCGTTGATTGCCTATGAGCAGGCGCGCAGCCATGTCTATGCGGCGGCGCACAGTTTTTCCGAGCAGGGCGAAGGCGAAATCGCCACCCGCATGGCCAAGGCGCAGGCAGCTACTGCCATGAGTTTTGCCGCTGACCGGGCCATTCAGTTTCATGGCGGGTTTGGCTTCACCTATGACTGTGATGCCCAGCTTTATCGCCGTCGTGCCTTTTGGGGCGACAGCCAGCATGGTGATGCCGCTTACCAGCGCAAAAAGCTTGCGGATTTGATGTTCTAA
- a CDS encoding acyl-CoA dehydrogenase family protein produces MSNPTQRELDEYRDEARAWFTENTPKDPGFMLPLTFMEVGTQEQFDFLREWQNKVWAAGYLGANWPEQYGGRGLPEVFQNLATKEMGRAGGPIMLNAIGLNWAGPLILDMGTDEERARYIKSILSAEDIWCQGFSEPDHGSDLGNAQTKAVRDGDDWVINGSKIWTTQGNFAKYMILLARTNPDAPTKYKGLSFFLAPMDAPGIETTPIRKLTGEYGFTQTFFNDARIPGDCLMGEEGEGWKVAMRTLEYERGARGGQPGGYVMTYPDITEVVELAKTANYNGKPAIEDPLIRDELVGLLMQSRSLRLSSARTGLAPLNQDRPLSIPLSSKLASTEFMQHMAEFATRLQGTRAAYYVGDVDAHEHGIWQRGYLNSFSATIGGGTSEIQHNIVGEHVLGLPKS; encoded by the coding sequence GTGAGCAATCCTACCCAACGCGAATTGGACGAGTACCGCGATGAAGCGCGGGCATGGTTCACCGAGAACACACCCAAGGACCCCGGGTTCATGCTGCCGCTGACTTTCATGGAAGTGGGCACACAGGAGCAGTTTGATTTTCTGCGCGAATGGCAGAACAAGGTCTGGGCTGCGGGATATCTCGGTGCCAACTGGCCGGAGCAGTATGGCGGTCGTGGCCTGCCTGAAGTGTTCCAGAACCTTGCCACCAAGGAGATGGGGCGCGCAGGCGGGCCGATCATGCTCAACGCGATCGGCCTTAACTGGGCGGGGCCATTGATCCTGGATATGGGCACCGACGAAGAGCGGGCGCGCTACATCAAGAGTATTCTGTCTGCGGAAGATATCTGGTGTCAGGGGTTCTCCGAACCGGACCATGGCTCGGACCTTGGCAATGCCCAGACCAAGGCTGTGCGTGATGGTGATGACTGGGTCATCAATGGCTCCAAGATCTGGACGACACAGGGCAATTTCGCCAAGTACATGATCCTGCTGGCCCGCACCAATCCGGACGCGCCGACCAAGTACAAGGGTCTTTCCTTCTTCCTGGCTCCCATGGATGCGCCGGGCATTGAAACAACGCCGATCCGCAAGCTGACCGGCGAATATGGCTTCACGCAGACCTTCTTCAATGACGCCCGCATTCCAGGTGACTGCCTGATGGGTGAAGAAGGCGAAGGCTGGAAAGTTGCCATGCGGACGCTCGAATATGAGCGTGGCGCGCGGGGCGGTCAGCCCGGCGGATATGTCATGACCTATCCGGACATCACCGAAGTGGTGGAGCTGGCCAAGACGGCCAACTACAACGGCAAGCCTGCCATCGAGGACCCGCTCATCCGTGATGAGCTTGTTGGTCTCCTGATGCAGAGCCGTTCGCTGCGTCTGTCATCTGCGCGGACAGGACTGGCGCCCCTCAATCAGGATCGGCCTTTGTCCATTCCCCTGTCGTCAAAGCTCGCATCGACCGAATTCATGCAGCATATGGCTGAGTTCGCCACCCGTCTTCAGGGCACACGAGCCGCCTATTATGTCGGTGACGTTGATGCCCACGAGCATGGCATCTGGCAGCGCGGCTATCTCAATTCATTCTCGGCCACCATTGGCGGCGGCACCAGCGAGATCCAGCATAATATTGTGGGCGAGCATGTGCTCGGCCTGCCGAAATCATAA
- a CDS encoding carboxyl transferase domain-containing protein: MRPEKAKKSARDTSLTSNHKCLIANRGEIAVRVVRTAAARGIETVAIHSPDDAGALHTQIADKAVQLEGAGVAAYLDVSAIIEIAKAEKCDSIHPGYGLLAESAELSAACADAGLVFIGPKPETLSELGDKVAARDLAKANGIPLIEGSPVLADEAEAKTFFASLNGAPGIFKAVAGGGGRGMRIIQDTDEIATAFAQASAEALSAFGDGSLYMERYLPTARHIEVQIAGDGQNVAHLWERDCTIQRRHQKLIELAPAPRLAPALRARMLDAAVKLGRAASYLGLGTIEFLLDATGEGDDAPFFFIECNPRIQVEHTVTEEVTGLDLVALQFQLASGSSVADCGLDALPVPTASAVQLRVNTESMGADGAVRPAGGTLTRFDAPGGQGIRVDSHGFAGYATNPQFDSLLAKLIIRRGDQDWSGLMRQAHRAVGEFAIGGVETNQTFLRALLASEDLSDWRVDTRLIERNGAALVASAAQDAGVRSVATDAPDSTTQAGATQAAIKMDAPEGTVGAAAPLQGLLVSIMVSEGEQVTAGQEVAVLEAMKMQHGVTAPRAGTVRLLAADPGHVLDEGAAVLFIEPTDDAGALEASSAEVDLDYIRPDLAELHARINKTLDHERQAAVAKRHKLGFRTARENVSDLCDDDSFLEYGQMVLAAQRNRRELDDLIANTPGDGMVAGFGAINGDTFDETTSRAAVLAYDYTVLAGTQGYFNHKKTDRVLELADKWHVPVMFFTEGGGGRPGDTDVRNVSATGLDVKTFATFAASSGAAPRVAINNGRCFAGNAVIFGCADVTIATKSSAIGMGGPAMIEGGGLGTYAPDEIGPIDVQANNGVVDLVADDEAHAVAQAKQLLGFFQGRTDNWTCADQRKLRHVIPEDRKRVYNMRDAISLIADEGSVLELREGYGRGMITSLVRIEGRPFGLFANDPHHLGGAIDAEASEKAGRFMQLCDAFGIPLLSLCDTPGFMVGPDHEELATVRRASSMLVTGASISVPLFMICLRKGYGLGAQAMAGGSFTSPVFLISWPTGEYGGMGLEGAVRLGYSKELAAAESPEARDALFEKLLAAYYEHGKALSVSTLHEIDAVIDPIETRKWIINGIKTVPVEAASRERRRPFVDTW; encoded by the coding sequence ATGCGGCCCGAAAAAGCAAAAAAATCTGCCAGGGACACCAGTTTGACCTCGAATCACAAGTGCCTGATTGCCAATCGCGGTGAAATCGCCGTGCGCGTTGTGCGGACTGCGGCGGCACGCGGCATTGAAACGGTTGCCATCCACTCGCCGGACGATGCGGGGGCGCTGCACACCCAGATTGCGGATAAGGCAGTTCAGCTCGAAGGGGCGGGCGTTGCTGCCTATCTTGACGTGTCGGCCATCATCGAAATTGCGAAAGCCGAGAAGTGCGACAGCATCCATCCAGGGTATGGGCTGCTTGCTGAGAGTGCCGAGCTTTCAGCTGCGTGCGCTGATGCCGGACTGGTATTCATCGGTCCCAAGCCCGAAACGTTGTCAGAACTTGGCGACAAGGTGGCGGCGCGCGATCTGGCCAAGGCAAACGGCATTCCGCTGATCGAAGGGTCTCCGGTTCTGGCCGATGAGGCTGAGGCAAAGACATTTTTTGCGTCGCTCAACGGTGCGCCGGGTATCTTCAAGGCCGTTGCAGGTGGCGGTGGGCGCGGCATGCGCATCATTCAGGATACGGATGAAATTGCCACAGCATTTGCTCAGGCCTCCGCAGAAGCGCTTAGCGCCTTTGGCGATGGCTCGCTTTACATGGAGCGTTACCTGCCAACTGCGCGGCACATCGAAGTGCAGATCGCAGGTGACGGTCAGAACGTTGCCCATCTGTGGGAGCGCGATTGCACCATACAGCGACGTCATCAAAAGCTGATCGAGCTTGCGCCTGCGCCACGTCTCGCGCCGGCGCTTCGGGCGCGCATGCTGGACGCGGCGGTAAAACTCGGCAGAGCCGCCAGCTATCTTGGCCTTGGTACCATTGAGTTTCTGCTTGATGCGACCGGTGAGGGCGACGACGCGCCGTTCTTCTTCATTGAATGCAACCCGCGCATTCAGGTGGAGCATACGGTAACCGAAGAAGTCACCGGGCTTGATCTGGTGGCGCTGCAATTCCAGCTGGCGTCGGGCAGCAGTGTCGCTGACTGTGGACTTGATGCACTGCCGGTGCCGACAGCATCCGCGGTTCAACTGCGCGTCAACACCGAGAGCATGGGAGCCGACGGCGCGGTGCGGCCCGCCGGCGGCACCCTGACACGGTTTGATGCACCTGGCGGACAGGGCATTCGTGTCGATAGCCATGGCTTTGCGGGATACGCCACCAATCCGCAATTTGATTCATTGCTGGCCAAGCTCATCATTCGTCGTGGTGATCAGGACTGGTCGGGTCTGATGCGCCAGGCGCATCGTGCGGTGGGTGAATTCGCCATCGGTGGCGTTGAGACCAACCAGACCTTTTTGCGCGCCTTGCTTGCGAGCGAAGACCTGTCGGACTGGCGCGTTGATACGCGGCTCATTGAACGCAATGGCGCAGCGCTGGTTGCGTCGGCTGCACAGGACGCAGGTGTTCGTTCTGTTGCGACAGATGCACCGGATTCGACCACGCAGGCCGGGGCCACGCAGGCAGCTATCAAGATGGACGCGCCGGAGGGCACTGTGGGTGCTGCTGCGCCGCTTCAGGGGTTGCTTGTTTCCATCATGGTTTCTGAAGGTGAGCAGGTGACGGCAGGGCAGGAAGTTGCCGTGCTTGAAGCCATGAAGATGCAGCACGGTGTAACGGCGCCGCGTGCGGGCACAGTTCGTCTGCTGGCCGCCGACCCCGGGCATGTTCTTGATGAAGGGGCTGCTGTCCTCTTCATCGAACCGACCGATGATGCCGGCGCGTTGGAAGCGTCGAGCGCTGAGGTCGATCTTGATTACATCCGGCCTGACCTTGCCGAGCTGCATGCACGGATCAACAAGACGCTGGACCATGAGCGGCAGGCTGCCGTCGCCAAACGTCACAAGCTTGGCTTCCGCACGGCGCGCGAAAACGTGTCGGACCTGTGTGACGACGATAGCTTTCTTGAATACGGGCAGATGGTGCTCGCCGCGCAGCGCAACCGGCGTGAGCTGGATGACCTGATTGCCAATACGCCGGGCGATGGCATGGTGGCTGGCTTTGGTGCCATCAACGGCGATACGTTTGATGAAACGACAAGTCGCGCTGCCGTGCTTGCCTATGACTACACCGTGCTTGCGGGGACGCAGGGCTACTTCAATCACAAGAAGACCGACCGCGTCTTGGAGCTTGCCGACAAATGGCATGTGCCGGTGATGTTTTTCACCGAAGGCGGTGGTGGTCGCCCGGGCGACACGGATGTACGCAATGTGTCGGCGACAGGGCTTGACGTAAAAACCTTTGCGACATTTGCAGCGTCCTCAGGGGCTGCACCACGTGTTGCCATCAATAATGGTCGCTGCTTTGCGGGCAACGCTGTCATTTTCGGCTGTGCGGATGTGACGATCGCTACCAAGTCCAGTGCCATTGGCATGGGCGGCCCGGCAATGATTGAAGGCGGTGGTCTTGGTACCTATGCGCCGGATGAAATCGGACCCATTGATGTGCAGGCCAACAACGGTGTTGTTGACCTTGTGGCCGACGATGAAGCCCATGCGGTGGCGCAGGCGAAACAGTTGCTGGGGTTCTTTCAGGGCCGCACGGACAACTGGACTTGCGCTGACCAGCGCAAGCTTCGCCATGTGATCCCGGAAGACCGCAAGCGCGTGTACAACATGCGTGATGCCATCTCTCTTATTGCGGATGAAGGCTCGGTGCTTGAGCTGCGTGAAGGGTATGGGCGCGGGATGATTACATCGCTTGTGCGCATTGAAGGCCGTCCGTTCGGCCTATTTGCCAATGACCCGCACCATCTTGGTGGAGCGATTGATGCGGAAGCATCTGAAAAGGCCGGACGCTTCATGCAGCTGTGTGATGCATTCGGCATCCCGTTGCTTTCACTTTGTGACACACCGGGCTTCATGGTCGGGCCGGACCATGAGGAACTGGCGACTGTGCGCCGTGCGTCATCAATGCTGGTGACGGGTGCGAGCATTTCCGTGCCGCTCTTCATGATCTGCCTGCGCAAAGGCTATGGGCTCGGTGCGCAGGCCATGGCCGGTGGGAGCTTTACGTCGCCGGTGTTCCTCATCTCGTGGCCCACCGGTGAATATGGCGGCATGGGGCTGGAAGGTGCTGTGCGGCTTGGCTACTCAAAGGAACTGGCGGCTGCTGAGAGCCCTGAGGCGCGCGACGCGCTGTTTGAAAAACTTCTTGCCGCCTATTACGAGCACGGCAAAGCACTGAGTGTTTCGACACTTCACGAAATCGACGCGGTGATAGACCCGATTGAGACGCGCAAATGGATCATCAACGGCATCAAGACGGTGCCAGTTGAAGCCGCGTCCCGAGAGCGCCGCCGTCCCTTTGTTGATACCTGGTAA
- a CDS encoding flavin-containing monooxygenase — protein sequence MTLQETSITAKPEHIDVLIIGAGISGVGAGYHLKANSPGKSFAILEGRETMGGTWDLFKYPGIRSDSDMYTLGYSFRPWTDPKAIADGPSILKYVKDTAREHGIDKHIRFSHKVISADWSTPDALWHIKAERGPTKEPVSFTANFLFMCGGYYNYDEAFTPEFEGREDFKGQVIHPQFWPEDMDYTGKKVVVIGSGATAMTLVPSMTDKAEHVTMLQRTPTYVVSRPGTDAFANFMRKYLPSKLAYGITRWKNVLMGMYFYRMCMKQPAKVKDYLLGMVREELGDEEVKKHFTPTYKPWDQRVCLVPDSDLYEALKSGKASAVTDHIDRFTENGIKLKSGETLDADIIVTATGLKLQVWNGLDVSVDGKLMTAADTMAYKGFMYSGIPNMASSFGYTNASWTLKCDLTCEYVCRLLNHMDAKGLDQATPSFTEGDVEVEPWLDLKSGYVQRAMESFPKQGSKTPWKLHQNYAKDLVMLRFGSLEDDGMVFSKKPATKTVAAPAAIAAE from the coding sequence ATGACACTTCAGGAAACTTCGATCACGGCCAAGCCGGAGCATATTGATGTGCTCATTATTGGTGCTGGCATATCCGGCGTCGGCGCTGGCTATCACCTCAAGGCCAATAGCCCAGGCAAGAGCTTTGCCATCCTCGAAGGCCGCGAGACCATGGGCGGCACCTGGGACCTGTTCAAATATCCCGGCATTCGCTCTGACTCAGACATGTACACGCTGGGCTACTCGTTCCGCCCCTGGACAGACCCAAAGGCCATTGCCGATGGCCCGTCGATCCTGAAATACGTCAAGGACACCGCGCGCGAACACGGCATCGACAAGCACATCCGCTTCTCACACAAGGTTATCAGCGCCGACTGGTCCACGCCGGACGCCCTGTGGCACATCAAGGCCGAACGCGGCCCGACGAAAGAACCCGTGAGTTTCACCGCCAACTTCCTCTTTATGTGCGGCGGCTACTACAATTACGACGAAGCTTTCACGCCGGAGTTTGAAGGCCGCGAAGACTTCAAGGGTCAGGTCATCCATCCGCAGTTCTGGCCGGAAGACATGGACTATACCGGCAAGAAAGTCGTGGTGATTGGCTCTGGTGCCACCGCAATGACGTTGGTGCCTTCCATGACGGACAAGGCGGAGCATGTGACCATGCTGCAGCGGACACCGACCTATGTGGTGTCGCGCCCCGGCACGGACGCGTTTGCGAATTTCATGCGCAAATACCTGCCCAGCAAGCTGGCCTACGGCATCACCCGGTGGAAGAACGTTCTCATGGGCATGTACTTCTACCGCATGTGCATGAAGCAGCCTGCCAAGGTGAAGGACTACCTGCTTGGCATGGTCCGCGAGGAACTGGGGGATGAAGAAGTGAAGAAGCACTTCACACCCACCTACAAACCATGGGACCAGCGTGTCTGCCTCGTGCCGGACAGCGACCTCTATGAAGCCCTGAAATCCGGCAAGGCATCGGCAGTGACCGATCACATTGATCGCTTCACGGAAAATGGCATCAAGCTCAAATCCGGTGAAACGCTGGATGCGGACATCATCGTCACGGCAACCGGGCTGAAGCTGCAGGTCTGGAACGGTCTTGATGTGTCTGTGGATGGCAAACTGATGACCGCCGCAGACACCATGGCCTACAAGGGCTTCATGTATTCCGGCATCCCCAATATGGCGTCATCCTTTGGCTACACGAACGCCTCATGGACGCTGAAATGTGACCTCACTTGCGAGTATGTCTGTCGCCTGCTGAACCACATGGATGCCAAGGGCCTGGATCAGGCAACACCAAGCTTTACCGAAGGTGATGTGGAAGTGGAGCCCTGGCTCGACCTCAAATCCGGCTACGTCCAGCGCGCCATGGAGAGTTTCCCCAAGCAGGGCTCCAAGACGCCGTGGAAGCTACATCAGAATTACGCAAAGGATCTGGTGATGCTGCGCTTTGGCAGCCTGGAAGACGACGGCATGGTGTTTTCAAAGAAGCCGGCAACCAAAACCGTTGCGGCTCCAGCAGCCATTGCCGCCGAATAA
- a CDS encoding acetyl-CoA hydrolase/transferase C-terminal domain-containing protein — MTKHHTDPAALADEIIAATNGEIVLAMPLGLGKANVTCNALFARAMLDPSISLTILTALTLEKPNPGNELERNFIKPVIDRLFGDYPELDYVRPLRNGTLPDNITIVEFFFLAGKWLSTPAAQQNYISANYTHALGAILDRKPNVMAQIVARRETEGGPRISLSCNPDLTVDLLNARDEGIISPIMVAEENENLPFMGGDADYPEGEVDHMLTGQTWPLFAPPREPVSLTDHAIGLQIARLVPDGGTLQIGIGSIGDAVAAGLIMRHSKNADFKEAISNLEGATISGPAHMEQFDQGLFGASEMFVPAFLDLIEADVLTREVDGVCLQAGFFLGPSDFYQRLRDMDETQRARIAMRPVSYVNELYGPEAEKRRARTNARFINSGMMATLMGAVVSDGLEDGRVVSGVGGQYNFVAQAFALEGARSVIAIRATREGSNGAESNIRWSYGHTTIPRHLRDIVVTEYGVADLRGKSDAQVIVAMLEISDSRFQPDLMAQAKKAGKLQADYTIPEHAIENTPEGLARRLKTTSAKGDLPAFPFGSDFTEVEQRLIPALGTMREASASPLAALKLALSGRGAGSAEENEALARMKLDAPTNMRQRLYAALLRGALRKTVAA, encoded by the coding sequence ATGACCAAACACCACACGGACCCCGCTGCCCTCGCAGACGAGATTATCGCCGCAACTAACGGCGAAATTGTACTCGCCATGCCGCTGGGTCTGGGAAAAGCAAATGTCACCTGCAACGCGCTGTTCGCCCGGGCGATGCTAGACCCGTCGATTTCGCTGACCATCCTGACGGCCCTGACGCTGGAAAAACCCAATCCGGGAAATGAGCTCGAACGCAATTTCATCAAGCCGGTGATTGACCGCCTGTTCGGCGACTATCCCGAGTTGGACTATGTGCGCCCGCTGCGCAATGGCACGCTTCCTGACAACATCACGATTGTTGAATTCTTCTTCCTCGCGGGGAAATGGCTTTCCACACCCGCAGCGCAGCAGAACTACATTTCAGCCAACTACACACACGCGTTGGGCGCCATTCTTGATCGCAAGCCAAACGTCATGGCCCAGATCGTTGCGCGGCGTGAAACAGAGGGAGGTCCCAGAATATCCCTGAGCTGCAACCCGGACCTGACCGTTGATCTGCTCAACGCGCGTGATGAAGGCATCATCAGCCCCATCATGGTGGCAGAGGAAAACGAAAACCTGCCCTTCATGGGCGGCGATGCAGATTATCCCGAAGGTGAAGTCGACCATATGCTGACCGGTCAGACCTGGCCCCTGTTTGCACCACCACGCGAACCGGTAAGCCTGACTGACCATGCCATCGGACTTCAGATTGCTCGGTTGGTGCCAGACGGCGGCACGTTGCAGATCGGTATCGGTTCAATCGGTGACGCCGTGGCAGCCGGCCTGATCATGCGCCACAGCAAGAACGCGGATTTCAAAGAAGCAATCTCGAACCTTGAAGGGGCCACGATAAGCGGCCCCGCCCACATGGAACAGTTTGATCAGGGCTTGTTCGGCGCCAGCGAAATGTTTGTGCCTGCCTTCCTTGATCTGATCGAGGCGGATGTCCTCACGCGCGAAGTTGACGGTGTGTGTCTTCAGGCGGGCTTCTTCCTTGGCCCATCTGATTTCTATCAGCGCCTGCGCGACATGGATGAGACCCAGCGTGCGCGCATTGCCATGCGCCCCGTCTCCTACGTCAATGAACTCTACGGTCCCGAAGCAGAAAAACGCCGCGCCCGCACCAATGCCCGCTTCATCAACAGCGGCATGATGGCCACGCTTATGGGTGCCGTAGTTTCTGATGGCCTTGAAGATGGGCGCGTCGTCTCAGGCGTTGGCGGCCAGTATAATTTTGTGGCGCAAGCCTTTGCACTGGAAGGGGCGCGATCCGTGATTGCCATACGCGCAACCCGAGAAGGGTCGAACGGCGCGGAGAGTAACATTCGCTGGTCCTACGGACACACGACCATTCCCCGCCACCTGCGCGACATCGTGGTGACCGAATATGGCGTTGCCGACCTGCGCGGAAAATCGGACGCACAAGTCATCGTGGCCATGTTGGAAATCAGCGACAGCCGCTTCCAGCCAGATCTCATGGCGCAGGCCAAGAAGGCAGGCAAGCTGCAGGCCGATTACACCATTCCCGAGCACGCCATTGAGAATACGCCGGAGGGACTTGCACGCAGGCTCAAGACAACATCAGCCAAGGGTGACCTACCGGCCTTCCCGTTTGGCTCGGACTTCACGGAAGTCGAACAGCGACTCATTCCAGCCTTGGGCACGATGCGCGAAGCATCCGCTTCTCCCCTTGCAGCGCTCAAGCTTGCACTGTCAGGCCGTGGCGCCGGATCAGCAGAAGAGAACGAAGCCTTGGCGCGAATGAAACTGGATGCACCAACCAACATGCGTCAGCGTCTCTACGCCGCCTTGCTGCGCGGCGCTCTGCGGAAGACCGTCGCAGCCTAG